The Sesamum indicum cultivar Zhongzhi No. 13 linkage group LG6, S_indicum_v1.0, whole genome shotgun sequence genome has a segment encoding these proteins:
- the LOC110012087 gene encoding uncharacterized protein LOC110012087: MADPNLVCRLHRSLYGSKQASHQWNMELTTLLQSFGYSQCPHDHCLFLKITDSCFVALLVYVDDILLTGDSTTELDALKAHLHSLFTIKDLGLAKYFLGLEFARSSHGLLVTQQKYLPDILADTSMLGAKAAPTPLPPGLKLSADAGSLLPDPSSYRRLIGCLLYLGFTRPDVYFAVQQLSQFLQHPRSSHWDVAVHVLCYLKGSSSLGIFFSSRNTLHPSVYTDTSWASYPDSRRFVSGYCIFLGSSLVSWRKKKQATVSHSSAEAEYHSMGAAVCELLWLSYLLRAFKI, translated from the coding sequence ATGGCTGATCCTAATCTCGTTTGTCGACTACATCGTTCTCTTTATGGCTCAAAGCAGGCGTCGCATCAGTGGAACATGGAGCTTACCACGCTGCTGCAATCTTTCGGTTACTCGCAATGCCCTCATGATCATTGCCTCTTCCTTAAAATTACTGACTCGTGTTTTGTGGCTCTACTTGTTTATGTCGATGACATACTTTTGACAGGTGATTCAACTACTGAACTTGACGCTCTCAAGGCTCACCTCCATTCCCTCTTCACCATCAAAGACTTGGGTTTAGCCAAATATTTCTTGGGGTTGGAGTTTGCACGATCTTCCCATGGCTTGCTTGTGACCCAACAGAAATACCTTCCTGACATTCTTGCTGATACAAGCATGCTAGGTGCCAAAGCAGCTCCTACTCCTCTACCTCCGGGACTCAAGTTATCTGCTGATGCAGGGTCTCTTCTCCCTGATCCGAGCTCTTATAGACGGCTAATTGGTTGCCTTTTGTACCTTGGCTTCACCAGGCCCGATGTCTACTTCGCTGTGCAGCAATTATCGCAATTTTTGCAGCACCCCAGGTCTTCTCATTGGGATGTTGCGGTTCATGTCCTCTGTTATCTCAAAGGTTCATCTTCTCTTGggattttcttctcttcccGCAACACTCTCCACCCTTCAGTCTACACTGACACCTCTTGGGCGTCCTACCCTGATTCCCGCCGGTTTGTTTCTGGGTATTGCATTTTCTTGGGCTCCTCTTTGGTCTcatggaggaagaagaaacaagCCACCGTCTCCCATTCTTCTGCTGAAGCTGAATATCATAGCATGGGTGCTGCCGTGTGCGAACTTTTATGGCTCTCTTACCTTCTACGTgccttcaaaatttag